The following are from one region of the Rhodopirellula sp. P2 genome:
- a CDS encoding type II secretion system protein GspD: MASPTRASAEGASAKESLMTTPESRWRRKVTRPLVSLSIASLLSTVVAAPNASAQFSLPPTDTSAKADATSKESPASLPLAIRRTETLRLVAAGRAALDKGDVKNAYLMANQAQSFGLKEHEFQPGDARPWQLLLDTQAAARRTGLDLNALAKQAANPIMQTSGQAAAGAPFMVQQAGGASSAPGGIAQVQAAAPLGNSQGDRLFREGMDLLSQGKKTEARQAFVKAWNFESELDTQTRRALQDKLTLLQPSRLPSPTAGQPLSSMDKAEIEAQQQTRRLYREITTELSKANEKRTDAPMDAVDDLERLRRRVEGASIDEASKASLAAMVDRALSDQKTYVEQHRAEIQLDLANEAVRSEMATDAAKEARIDDEISSLVETFNDLMDDRRFNEAEVIAKQVGELKPGSPIAQSMFHSSRMGVRIQMDEEIKAGAEDGFVREMLAIGQAAVPGDPDRPFAFPEIRSWEELSRRRLQSNAETSLSPREQEIKRKLATEVEVKYRDRPLGEVLDDLSNMTGVPIVIDNRALAAIRMNRETPVSQNISTRISLDSALNIILGDLDLTHVIDNEVLNVTSKDARRTMVERRTYRVADLVTPIPNFVTGYDDGLRGALRNAYQMINPQTDVQVVPVSASGLGGFAGNNSAASMSPNMLGQYNTGSSYGSAGGLGSPSSFGGLGGQSMADFSQLMQLIQTTIEPESWEALGGVGTMAPYPQNLSLVVSTTSDVHDQIVDLLESLRRLQNLQITIEVRFITLSDTFFEQIGIDFDLQFDDNAPGLPGDDSGPEITIGLDNDGTPTADLDIRFDNNSSGVTPPFGADPGAISTLGFAILSDIEAYFFLQAAQGDSRTNVMQAPKVTLFDGQIASIQDQTSRPFVTSIVPVVGDFAVAQQPVIVVLDEGTRLNVQGVVSEDKRFVRLTLIPTFSQIGEVNEFTFQGNSTTRNTSSRNVDTNGDGVINEEDEQEEESVTQGTTVQQPTFAFTTVNTTVSVPDGGTILLGGIKRMSEGRNERGVPFLSKIPYVSRLFRNTAVGRQSSSLMMMVTPRIIIQEEEEIAQTGFDPGR; this comes from the coding sequence ATGGCCTCGCCGACACGCGCCTCTGCTGAAGGGGCCTCTGCCAAGGAGTCGTTGATGACAACGCCGGAATCTCGATGGCGACGCAAGGTCACCCGACCTCTCGTTTCGCTGTCCATCGCCTCGCTGCTGTCGACCGTGGTCGCGGCCCCGAACGCTTCGGCGCAATTCTCATTGCCACCCACCGACACGTCCGCGAAAGCAGATGCGACTTCGAAAGAATCGCCTGCCTCGTTGCCGTTGGCCATCCGTCGCACGGAAACGTTGCGACTGGTCGCCGCCGGACGTGCTGCGTTGGACAAAGGCGATGTCAAAAACGCTTACTTGATGGCCAACCAGGCCCAATCCTTTGGATTGAAAGAGCATGAATTCCAACCGGGCGACGCTCGCCCGTGGCAATTGCTTCTTGACACCCAAGCCGCCGCTCGTCGGACCGGTTTGGACTTGAACGCATTGGCCAAGCAAGCCGCCAACCCGATCATGCAAACCAGCGGCCAAGCCGCTGCCGGTGCACCGTTCATGGTGCAACAAGCCGGCGGTGCCAGCTCGGCACCCGGTGGCATCGCTCAGGTCCAAGCGGCTGCCCCACTGGGCAACTCCCAAGGCGATCGTCTGTTCCGTGAAGGAATGGACCTGTTGTCCCAAGGAAAGAAAACCGAAGCACGTCAAGCGTTTGTGAAGGCCTGGAACTTTGAGTCCGAGCTCGACACGCAAACCCGTCGTGCTCTGCAAGACAAGTTGACCTTGTTGCAACCATCTCGCTTGCCTTCGCCAACCGCGGGTCAGCCCCTGTCGTCGATGGACAAGGCGGAAATCGAAGCCCAACAGCAAACCCGTCGCTTGTATCGCGAGATCACGACGGAATTGTCAAAGGCCAACGAGAAACGCACAGACGCTCCGATGGATGCCGTCGACGACCTGGAACGCCTTCGTCGTCGTGTCGAAGGAGCCAGCATCGATGAAGCCTCCAAGGCATCGCTGGCCGCGATGGTCGACCGCGCGTTGTCGGATCAAAAGACTTACGTCGAACAGCATCGCGCTGAGATCCAATTGGACTTGGCCAACGAAGCCGTTCGCTCCGAAATGGCCACCGACGCCGCCAAAGAAGCTCGCATCGACGATGAAATTTCATCGCTGGTCGAGACCTTCAATGACTTGATGGACGATCGCCGCTTCAACGAAGCGGAAGTGATCGCCAAACAAGTCGGTGAGCTGAAACCTGGTTCGCCAATCGCTCAAAGCATGTTCCACAGCAGCCGCATGGGCGTTCGCATCCAAATGGATGAGGAAATCAAAGCGGGTGCCGAAGACGGTTTTGTTCGCGAAATGCTGGCCATCGGTCAAGCAGCTGTCCCTGGCGATCCCGATCGTCCGTTTGCCTTCCCCGAAATTCGTTCCTGGGAAGAACTCTCTCGTCGTCGTTTGCAGAGCAACGCTGAAACCAGCTTGTCACCTCGCGAACAAGAGATCAAACGCAAACTGGCCACGGAAGTCGAAGTCAAGTATCGCGATCGTCCACTGGGCGAAGTCCTGGATGACTTGTCGAACATGACCGGCGTGCCGATCGTGATCGACAACCGCGCTTTGGCTGCGATTCGAATGAACCGCGAGACCCCGGTTTCGCAGAACATTTCCACGCGAATTTCGCTGGACAGTGCCCTGAACATCATCCTGGGTGACCTCGACCTGACTCACGTGATCGACAACGAAGTCTTGAACGTGACCAGCAAGGACGCTCGCCGCACGATGGTTGAACGACGCACCTACCGCGTCGCTGACTTGGTCACACCGATCCCGAACTTCGTCACGGGTTACGACGATGGTTTGCGTGGTGCGTTGCGAAACGCCTACCAAATGATCAACCCACAGACCGACGTTCAAGTCGTGCCCGTCTCCGCATCGGGATTGGGCGGCTTTGCCGGCAACAACTCCGCTGCCTCGATGAGCCCGAACATGTTGGGTCAGTACAACACCGGCAGCAGCTACGGCTCGGCCGGCGGTTTGGGTTCGCCCAGCAGCTTCGGCGGCTTGGGTGGTCAGTCCATGGCTGACTTCAGCCAACTGATGCAGTTGATTCAAACGACGATTGAGCCGGAATCGTGGGAAGCCCTCGGTGGCGTCGGCACGATGGCTCCCTACCCACAAAACTTGTCGCTGGTTGTCAGCACGACGAGCGATGTGCACGATCAGATTGTTGACTTGTTGGAGTCACTTCGTCGCCTGCAGAACTTGCAGATCACGATCGAAGTTCGCTTCATCACGTTGTCCGACACGTTCTTTGAACAAATCGGAATCGACTTTGACTTGCAGTTCGATGACAACGCTCCTGGACTGCCAGGCGATGACAGCGGACCAGAAATCACAATCGGTTTGGACAACGACGGAACGCCAACGGCCGACCTCGACATCCGGTTCGACAACAACAGCAGCGGTGTCACACCACCGTTTGGTGCTGACCCCGGTGCGATCTCGACCCTCGGGTTCGCAATCTTGAGCGACATCGAAGCTTACTTCTTCTTGCAAGCCGCTCAGGGTGACAGTCGTACCAACGTGATGCAGGCCCCGAAGGTGACCTTGTTCGATGGTCAGATCGCTTCGATCCAAGACCAGACATCACGTCCTTTCGTGACCAGTATCGTTCCCGTTGTCGGTGACTTCGCCGTCGCACAACAGCCAGTCATCGTCGTCCTCGACGAAGGCACACGACTGAACGTGCAAGGTGTTGTCAGTGAAGACAAACGCTTCGTTCGGCTGACACTGATTCCAACCTTCAGCCAAATTGGTGAAGTCAACGAATTCACGTTCCAAGGCAACTCGACAACACGCAACACCAGCAGTCGCAACGTCGACACGAACGGTGACGGCGTGATCAATGAAGAAGACGAGCAGGAAGAAGAAAGCGTCACGCAAGGCACGACGGTCCAACAACCAACGTTCGCCTTCACCACTGTGAACACGACCGTGAGTGTTCCCGATGGTGGCACGATTCTTCTGGGTGGGATCAAACGGATGAGCGAAGGCCGCAACGAACGTGGCGTGCCGTTCCTCAGCAAGATCCCTTACGTCAGCCGATTGTTCCGCAACACCGCGGTCGGTCGTCAGTCGAGCAGCTTGATGATGATGGTCACACCTCGGATCATCATCCAGGAAGAAGAAGAGATCGCCCAAACCGGATTCGATCCGGGTCGCTGA
- the rpe gene encoding ribulose-phosphate 3-epimerase, translated as MSRAKLDSIRAAGPAILPSLLQCDFGDLRTEVEKLTAAGTRVLHLDVMDGHFVPNLSYGMPIVEGLRRHTDMPLDVHLMISDPLAYAKPMVDAGADMLTFHVEAVNDSVEVAGKIHDLGVGVGVAINPDTDFTQLDACLDSVDMVLVMSVNAGFGGQKFNPVSLDRLRSLKERKPDLLLEIDGGIKAETIGDARAAGCDLFVVGSAIFGQHDYETAINELTQAMHGSPPQSGDQS; from the coding sequence ATGAGCCGAGCGAAGCTCGATTCCATCCGTGCTGCTGGGCCGGCAATTTTGCCGAGCCTTTTGCAATGCGACTTTGGTGATTTACGCACTGAGGTTGAAAAGCTGACCGCCGCGGGAACGCGTGTGTTGCACTTGGATGTCATGGATGGCCACTTTGTGCCCAATCTGTCCTACGGCATGCCCATTGTCGAAGGCCTGCGTCGTCACACGGACATGCCTCTGGATGTCCATCTGATGATCAGCGATCCTTTGGCGTACGCCAAGCCGATGGTGGATGCCGGCGCGGACATGCTGACTTTCCATGTCGAAGCGGTGAACGACAGCGTCGAGGTGGCTGGAAAGATTCACGACCTGGGTGTGGGCGTGGGCGTTGCCATCAACCCCGACACCGACTTCACCCAGTTGGATGCCTGCCTTGATTCCGTCGACATGGTGTTGGTGATGAGCGTCAACGCTGGGTTTGGCGGCCAAAAATTCAATCCCGTGTCGCTGGATCGTTTGCGCAGCCTGAAAGAACGCAAACCGGACTTGCTGCTGGAAATCGACGGCGGCATCAAAGCCGAGACCATCGGCGACGCTCGTGCGGCCGGTTGTGATTTGTTCGTCGTTGGTTCGGCGATCTTCGGCCAACACGACTACGAAACCGCGATCAACGAACTGACCCAAGCCATGCATGGTTCGCCTCCCCAATCAGGAGACCAGTCATGA
- a CDS encoding Gfo/Idh/MocA family protein — MTSKTNRRRFIGQSAALTAGVGYFAGTSVAQDESSSALNSLSAACIGVGGKGGSDTSHIANQGVKIAALCDVDRDTLAKKGREFKDAEQFDDFREMLDKMGDKVDIVTCSTPDHTHAAACVKAMNMGKHVYCQKPMTWSIREARLMRETAEKAGVITQMGNQGTSEDGLREAVEVIQSGAIGDVTEIHIFSNRPVWPQGGGRPAGEDPVPDSLNWDAWIGPAPMRPFVKGAYHSFNWRGWVDFGTGALGDMACHTTNMPVKALQLWDPVAVTAVKNPGIVEGEQYPGSSSLMFEFPEREGGDGKTLPPCKFYWYDGGNLPPESIISQLPAWFQKQVQAQRDGGKKRSGAVIVGSKGIVFSPDDYGAKYYLLPEDKYVDFKKPEPWLPRIPFKASGDERHKWEFVSTIKGEYEPGTMSNFGYAGRLTETILVGNLAMRAGEGQRIEWNAKDLTSPNVEAVNQFVQREYRSGWELG; from the coding sequence ATGACCTCGAAAACCAACCGCCGTCGTTTCATTGGCCAATCGGCCGCATTGACCGCAGGAGTCGGCTACTTCGCTGGCACCAGCGTGGCACAAGATGAGTCGTCCTCCGCATTGAACTCGTTGTCAGCCGCCTGCATCGGCGTCGGCGGCAAGGGTGGGAGTGATACCAGCCACATCGCCAACCAAGGTGTGAAGATCGCCGCCCTGTGCGACGTCGATCGCGACACCCTGGCCAAGAAGGGACGCGAATTCAAAGACGCGGAACAGTTCGACGACTTCCGCGAGATGCTGGACAAGATGGGCGACAAGGTCGACATCGTGACCTGCAGCACGCCTGACCACACGCACGCGGCGGCATGTGTCAAAGCCATGAACATGGGCAAACACGTCTACTGCCAAAAACCCATGACCTGGTCGATTCGCGAAGCTCGCCTGATGCGAGAAACTGCGGAGAAGGCCGGCGTCATCACCCAAATGGGCAACCAAGGCACCAGCGAAGACGGACTTCGTGAAGCGGTGGAAGTCATCCAAAGCGGCGCCATCGGCGACGTCACCGAGATTCACATCTTCAGCAACCGTCCCGTCTGGCCACAAGGCGGCGGACGTCCAGCCGGTGAAGATCCTGTGCCAGATTCGTTGAACTGGGACGCCTGGATCGGCCCGGCCCCAATGCGTCCGTTCGTCAAAGGCGCTTACCACTCGTTCAACTGGCGTGGTTGGGTCGACTTCGGCACCGGTGCTCTCGGGGACATGGCCTGTCACACCACCAACATGCCCGTCAAAGCCCTTCAACTGTGGGACCCCGTCGCGGTCACCGCTGTGAAGAACCCTGGCATCGTCGAAGGCGAACAGTACCCCGGCAGCAGCTCGCTGATGTTCGAATTCCCAGAACGCGAAGGCGGCGACGGAAAAACGTTGCCACCTTGCAAGTTCTACTGGTACGACGGCGGCAACCTGCCACCAGAAAGCATCATCTCGCAATTGCCCGCTTGGTTCCAGAAACAAGTCCAAGCACAACGCGACGGCGGAAAGAAACGATCCGGTGCGGTCATCGTCGGCAGCAAAGGCATCGTGTTCTCACCCGACGATTACGGAGCCAAGTACTACCTGCTTCCCGAAGACAAGTACGTCGACTTCAAGAAGCCCGAACCTTGGTTGCCTCGCATCCCCTTCAAAGCCAGTGGCGACGAGCGTCACAAATGGGAATTCGTCAGCACCATCAAAGGCGAGTACGAGCCCGGCACCATGTCGAACTTCGGTTACGCTGGCCGCCTGACCGAAACGATCTTGGTCGGCAACTTGGCCATGCGTGCCGGCGAAGGCCAACGCATCGAATGGAACGCCAAGGACTTGACCAGCCCCAACGTGGAAGCCGTCAACCAGTTCGTCCAACGCGAATACCGCTCCGGTTGGGAATTGGGCTGA
- a CDS encoding histidine phosphatase family protein: MISLWPKAASKLVLIRPGATTFDEQGRMKGNLDVPLCERGRLQAEALASELAGIRLNAIYCAPCQSAVETATCLSEGRDLRPKVIEEFRNVDHGLWHGKLIEEIRRNQPRLYRELCDTPESTCPPGGESMHEAAHRVGKAVRRILKRNRNQVVAFVIPDPLASLVASQLKDEALPEIWKVETDAGNWQLIETS; encoded by the coding sequence ATGATTTCACTTTGGCCCAAAGCCGCTTCCAAGCTGGTTTTGATTCGCCCCGGTGCGACCACCTTTGATGAACAAGGTCGCATGAAGGGCAACCTGGACGTGCCTTTGTGCGAACGCGGCCGGTTGCAGGCGGAAGCTCTCGCCAGTGAATTGGCGGGCATTCGTTTGAACGCGATCTACTGTGCTCCCTGCCAATCTGCCGTGGAAACCGCGACTTGCCTCTCCGAAGGCCGCGATCTGCGTCCCAAGGTGATCGAAGAGTTTCGCAACGTGGACCACGGTTTGTGGCACGGCAAGCTGATCGAGGAAATCCGTCGCAACCAACCTCGCCTGTACCGGGAACTGTGCGACACACCGGAGTCGACTTGCCCTCCCGGCGGTGAGTCGATGCACGAAGCCGCACACCGGGTCGGCAAAGCTGTCCGGCGAATCCTGAAACGCAACCGCAACCAAGTCGTCGCGTTTGTGATTCCCGATCCCTTGGCATCGTTGGTCGCCAGCCAACTGAAAGACGAGGCACTCCCGGAAATCTGGAAGGTCGAGACCGACGCCGGCAATTGGCAGCTGATCGAAACTTCCTGA